The Pan troglodytes isolate AG18354 chromosome 1, NHGRI_mPanTro3-v2.0_pri, whole genome shotgun sequence genome includes a region encoding these proteins:
- the CSF1 gene encoding macrophage colony-stimulating factor 1 isoform X3 yields the protein METSCQITFEFVDQEQLKDPVCYLKKAFLLVQDIMEDTMRFRDNTPNAIAIVQLQELSLRLKSCFTKDYEEHDKACVRTFYETPLQLLEKVKNVFNETKNLLDKDWNIFSKNCNNSFAECSSQDVVTKPDCNCLYPKAIPSSDPASVSPHQPLAPSMAPVAGLTWEDSEGTEGSSLLPGEQPLHTVDPGSAKQRPPRSTCQSFEPPETPVVKDSTIGGSPQPRPSGAFNPGMEDILDSAMGTNWVPEEASGEASEIPVPQGTELSPSRPGGGSMQTEPARPSNFLSASSPLPASAKGQQPADVTGTALPRVGPVRPTGQDWNHTPQKTDHPSALLRDPPEPGSPRISSPRPQGLSNPSTLSAQPQLSRSHSSGSVLPLGELEGRRSTRDRRSPAEPEGGPASEGAARPLPRFNSVPLTDTGHERQSEGSSSPQLQESVFHLLVPSVILVLLAVGGLLFYRWRRRSHQEPQRVDSPLEQPEGSPLTQDDRQVELPV from the exons ATGGAGACCTCGTGCCAAATTACCTTTGAGTTTGTAGACCAGGAACAGTTG AAAGATCCAGTGTGCTACCTTAAGAAGGCATTTCTCCTGGTACAAGACATAATGGAGGACACCATGCGCTTCAGAGATAACACCCCCAATGCCATCGCCATTGTGCAGCTGCAGGAACTCTCTTTGAGACTGAAGAGCTGCTTCACCAAGGATTATGAAGAGCATGACAAG GCCTGCGTCCGAACTTTCTATGAGACACCTCTCCAGTTGCTGGAGAAGGTCAAGAATGTCTTTAATGAAACAAAGAATCTCCTTGACAAGGACTGGAATATTTTCAGCAAGAACTGCAACAACAGCTTTGCTGAATGCTCCAGCCAAG ATGTGGTGACCAAGCCTGATTGCAACTGCCTGTACCCCAAAGCCATCCCTAGCAGTGACCCGGCCTCTGTCTCCCCTCATCAGCCCCTCGCCCCCTCCATGGCCCCTGTGGCTGGCTTGACCTGGGAGGACTCTGAGGGAACTGAGGGCAGCTCCCTCTTGCCTGGTGAGCAGCCCCTGCACACAGTGGATCCAGGCAGTGCCAAGCAGCGGCCACCCAGGAGCACCTGCCAGAGCTTTGAGCCGCCAGAGACCCCAGTTGTCAAGGACAGCACCATCggtggctcaccacagcctcgccCCTCTGGGGCCTTCAACCCCGGGATGGAGGATATTCTTGACTCTGCAATGGGCACTAATTGGGTCCCAGAAGAAGCCTCTGGAGAGGCCAGTGAGATTCCTGTACCCCAAGGGACAGAGCTTTCCCCCTCCAGGCCAGGAGGGGGCAGCATGCAGACAGAGCCCGCCAGACCCAGCAACTTCCTCTCAGCATCTTCTCCACTCCCTGCATCAGCAAAGGGCCAACAGCCGGCAGATGTAACTGGTACCGCCTTGCCCAGGGTGGGCCCCGTGAGGCCCACTGGCCAGGACTGGAATCACACCCCCCAGAAGACAGACCATCCATCTGCCCTGCTCAGAGACCCCCCGGAGCCAGGCTCTCCCAGGATCTCATCACCGCGCCCCCAGGGCCTCAGCAACCCCTCCACCCTCTCTGCTCAGCCACAGCTTTCCAGAAGCCACTCCTCGGGCAGCGTGCTGCCCCTTGGGGagctggagggcaggaggagcaCCAGGGATCGGAGGAGCCCCGCAGAGCCAGAAGGAGGACCAGCAAGTGAAGGGGCAGCCAGGCCCCTGCCCCGTTTTAACTCCGTTCCTTTGACTGACACAGGCCATGAGAGGCAGTCCGAGGGATCCTCCAGCCCGCAGCTCCAGGAGTCTGTCTTCCACCTGCTGGTGCCCAGTGTCATCCTGGTCTTGCTGGCCGTCGGAGGCCTCTTGTTCTACAGGTGGAGGCGGCGG AGCCATCAAGAGCCTCAGAGAGTGGATTCTCCCTTGGAGCAGCCAGAGGGCAG CCCCCTGACTCAGGATGACAGACAGGTGGAACTGCCAGTGTAG
- the CSF1 gene encoding macrophage colony-stimulating factor 1 isoform X1 gives MLYHQVRGRACSIVDMRPLFFCVEQGMGITGESETWGEMTPSLSQTWLGSLLLLVCLLASRSITEEVSEYCSHMIGSGHLQSLQQLIDSQMETSCQITFEFVDQEQLKDPVCYLKKAFLLVQDIMEDTMRFRDNTPNAIAIVQLQELSLRLKSCFTKDYEEHDKACVRTFYETPLQLLEKVKNVFNETKNLLDKDWNIFSKNCNNSFAECSSQDVVTKPDCNCLYPKAIPSSDPASVSPHQPLAPSMAPVAGLTWEDSEGTEGSSLLPGEQPLHTVDPGSAKQRPPRSTCQSFEPPETPVVKDSTIGGSPQPRPSGAFNPGMEDILDSAMGTNWVPEEASGEASEIPVPQGTELSPSRPGGGSMQTEPARPSNFLSASSPLPASAKGQQPADVTGTALPRVGPVRPTGQDWNHTPQKTDHPSALLRDPPEPGSPRISSPRPQGLSNPSTLSAQPQLSRSHSSGSVLPLGELEGRRSTRDRRSPAEPEGGPASEGAARPLPRFNSVPLTDTGHERQSEGSSSPQLQESVFHLLVPSVILVLLAVGGLLFYRWRRRSHQEPQRVDSPLEQPEGSPLTQDDRQVELPV, from the exons ATGCTGTATCATCAGGTAAGGGGCAGAGCCTGTAGCATTGTAGATATGAGGCCTTTGTTTTTCTGCGTTGAGCAGGGCATGGGGATAACTGGGGAGAGTGAGACCTGGGGAGAAATGACACCCTCTCTGTCACAGACATGGCTGGGCTCCCTGCTGTTGTTGGTCTGTCTCCTGGCGAGCAGGAGTATCACCGAGGAGGTGTCGGAGTACTGTAGCCACATGATTGGGAGTGGACACCTGCAGTCACTGCAGCAGCTG ATTGACAGTCAGATGGAGACCTCGTGCCAAATTACCTTTGAGTTTGTAGACCAGGAACAGTTG AAAGATCCAGTGTGCTACCTTAAGAAGGCATTTCTCCTGGTACAAGACATAATGGAGGACACCATGCGCTTCAGAGATAACACCCCCAATGCCATCGCCATTGTGCAGCTGCAGGAACTCTCTTTGAGACTGAAGAGCTGCTTCACCAAGGATTATGAAGAGCATGACAAG GCCTGCGTCCGAACTTTCTATGAGACACCTCTCCAGTTGCTGGAGAAGGTCAAGAATGTCTTTAATGAAACAAAGAATCTCCTTGACAAGGACTGGAATATTTTCAGCAAGAACTGCAACAACAGCTTTGCTGAATGCTCCAGCCAAG ATGTGGTGACCAAGCCTGATTGCAACTGCCTGTACCCCAAAGCCATCCCTAGCAGTGACCCGGCCTCTGTCTCCCCTCATCAGCCCCTCGCCCCCTCCATGGCCCCTGTGGCTGGCTTGACCTGGGAGGACTCTGAGGGAACTGAGGGCAGCTCCCTCTTGCCTGGTGAGCAGCCCCTGCACACAGTGGATCCAGGCAGTGCCAAGCAGCGGCCACCCAGGAGCACCTGCCAGAGCTTTGAGCCGCCAGAGACCCCAGTTGTCAAGGACAGCACCATCggtggctcaccacagcctcgccCCTCTGGGGCCTTCAACCCCGGGATGGAGGATATTCTTGACTCTGCAATGGGCACTAATTGGGTCCCAGAAGAAGCCTCTGGAGAGGCCAGTGAGATTCCTGTACCCCAAGGGACAGAGCTTTCCCCCTCCAGGCCAGGAGGGGGCAGCATGCAGACAGAGCCCGCCAGACCCAGCAACTTCCTCTCAGCATCTTCTCCACTCCCTGCATCAGCAAAGGGCCAACAGCCGGCAGATGTAACTGGTACCGCCTTGCCCAGGGTGGGCCCCGTGAGGCCCACTGGCCAGGACTGGAATCACACCCCCCAGAAGACAGACCATCCATCTGCCCTGCTCAGAGACCCCCCGGAGCCAGGCTCTCCCAGGATCTCATCACCGCGCCCCCAGGGCCTCAGCAACCCCTCCACCCTCTCTGCTCAGCCACAGCTTTCCAGAAGCCACTCCTCGGGCAGCGTGCTGCCCCTTGGGGagctggagggcaggaggagcaCCAGGGATCGGAGGAGCCCCGCAGAGCCAGAAGGAGGACCAGCAAGTGAAGGGGCAGCCAGGCCCCTGCCCCGTTTTAACTCCGTTCCTTTGACTGACACAGGCCATGAGAGGCAGTCCGAGGGATCCTCCAGCCCGCAGCTCCAGGAGTCTGTCTTCCACCTGCTGGTGCCCAGTGTCATCCTGGTCTTGCTGGCCGTCGGAGGCCTCTTGTTCTACAGGTGGAGGCGGCGG AGCCATCAAGAGCCTCAGAGAGTGGATTCTCCCTTGGAGCAGCCAGAGGGCAG CCCCCTGACTCAGGATGACAGACAGGTGGAACTGCCAGTGTAG
- the CSF1 gene encoding macrophage colony-stimulating factor 1 isoform X2 codes for MTAPGAAGRCPPTTWLGSLLLLVCLLASRSITEEVSEYCSHMIGSGHLQSLQQLIDSQMETSCQITFEFVDQEQLKDPVCYLKKAFLLVQDIMEDTMRFRDNTPNAIAIVQLQELSLRLKSCFTKDYEEHDKACVRTFYETPLQLLEKVKNVFNETKNLLDKDWNIFSKNCNNSFAECSSQDVVTKPDCNCLYPKAIPSSDPASVSPHQPLAPSMAPVAGLTWEDSEGTEGSSLLPGEQPLHTVDPGSAKQRPPRSTCQSFEPPETPVVKDSTIGGSPQPRPSGAFNPGMEDILDSAMGTNWVPEEASGEASEIPVPQGTELSPSRPGGGSMQTEPARPSNFLSASSPLPASAKGQQPADVTGTALPRVGPVRPTGQDWNHTPQKTDHPSALLRDPPEPGSPRISSPRPQGLSNPSTLSAQPQLSRSHSSGSVLPLGELEGRRSTRDRRSPAEPEGGPASEGAARPLPRFNSVPLTDTGHERQSEGSSSPQLQESVFHLLVPSVILVLLAVGGLLFYRWRRRSHQEPQRVDSPLEQPEGSPLTQDDRQVELPV; via the exons ATGACCGCGCCGGGCGCCGCCGGGCGCTGCCCTCCCACG ACATGGCTGGGCTCCCTGCTGTTGTTGGTCTGTCTCCTGGCGAGCAGGAGTATCACCGAGGAGGTGTCGGAGTACTGTAGCCACATGATTGGGAGTGGACACCTGCAGTCACTGCAGCAGCTG ATTGACAGTCAGATGGAGACCTCGTGCCAAATTACCTTTGAGTTTGTAGACCAGGAACAGTTG AAAGATCCAGTGTGCTACCTTAAGAAGGCATTTCTCCTGGTACAAGACATAATGGAGGACACCATGCGCTTCAGAGATAACACCCCCAATGCCATCGCCATTGTGCAGCTGCAGGAACTCTCTTTGAGACTGAAGAGCTGCTTCACCAAGGATTATGAAGAGCATGACAAG GCCTGCGTCCGAACTTTCTATGAGACACCTCTCCAGTTGCTGGAGAAGGTCAAGAATGTCTTTAATGAAACAAAGAATCTCCTTGACAAGGACTGGAATATTTTCAGCAAGAACTGCAACAACAGCTTTGCTGAATGCTCCAGCCAAG ATGTGGTGACCAAGCCTGATTGCAACTGCCTGTACCCCAAAGCCATCCCTAGCAGTGACCCGGCCTCTGTCTCCCCTCATCAGCCCCTCGCCCCCTCCATGGCCCCTGTGGCTGGCTTGACCTGGGAGGACTCTGAGGGAACTGAGGGCAGCTCCCTCTTGCCTGGTGAGCAGCCCCTGCACACAGTGGATCCAGGCAGTGCCAAGCAGCGGCCACCCAGGAGCACCTGCCAGAGCTTTGAGCCGCCAGAGACCCCAGTTGTCAAGGACAGCACCATCggtggctcaccacagcctcgccCCTCTGGGGCCTTCAACCCCGGGATGGAGGATATTCTTGACTCTGCAATGGGCACTAATTGGGTCCCAGAAGAAGCCTCTGGAGAGGCCAGTGAGATTCCTGTACCCCAAGGGACAGAGCTTTCCCCCTCCAGGCCAGGAGGGGGCAGCATGCAGACAGAGCCCGCCAGACCCAGCAACTTCCTCTCAGCATCTTCTCCACTCCCTGCATCAGCAAAGGGCCAACAGCCGGCAGATGTAACTGGTACCGCCTTGCCCAGGGTGGGCCCCGTGAGGCCCACTGGCCAGGACTGGAATCACACCCCCCAGAAGACAGACCATCCATCTGCCCTGCTCAGAGACCCCCCGGAGCCAGGCTCTCCCAGGATCTCATCACCGCGCCCCCAGGGCCTCAGCAACCCCTCCACCCTCTCTGCTCAGCCACAGCTTTCCAGAAGCCACTCCTCGGGCAGCGTGCTGCCCCTTGGGGagctggagggcaggaggagcaCCAGGGATCGGAGGAGCCCCGCAGAGCCAGAAGGAGGACCAGCAAGTGAAGGGGCAGCCAGGCCCCTGCCCCGTTTTAACTCCGTTCCTTTGACTGACACAGGCCATGAGAGGCAGTCCGAGGGATCCTCCAGCCCGCAGCTCCAGGAGTCTGTCTTCCACCTGCTGGTGCCCAGTGTCATCCTGGTCTTGCTGGCCGTCGGAGGCCTCTTGTTCTACAGGTGGAGGCGGCGG AGCCATCAAGAGCCTCAGAGAGTGGATTCTCCCTTGGAGCAGCCAGAGGGCAG CCCCCTGACTCAGGATGACAGACAGGTGGAACTGCCAGTGTAG
- the CSF1 gene encoding macrophage colony-stimulating factor 1 isoform X5 → MTAPGAAGRCPPTTWLGSLLLLVCLLASRSITEEVSEYCSHMIGSGHLQSLQQLIDSQMETSCQITFEFVDQEQLKDPVCYLKKAFLLVQDIMEDTMRFRDNTPNAIAIVQLQELSLRLKSCFTKDYEEHDKACVRTFYETPLQLLEKVKNVFNETKNLLDKDWNIFSKNCNNSFAECSSQGHERQSEGSSSPQLQESVFHLLVPSVILVLLAVGGLLFYRWRRRSHQEPQRVDSPLEQPEGSPLTQDDRQVELPV, encoded by the exons ATGACCGCGCCGGGCGCCGCCGGGCGCTGCCCTCCCACG ACATGGCTGGGCTCCCTGCTGTTGTTGGTCTGTCTCCTGGCGAGCAGGAGTATCACCGAGGAGGTGTCGGAGTACTGTAGCCACATGATTGGGAGTGGACACCTGCAGTCACTGCAGCAGCTG ATTGACAGTCAGATGGAGACCTCGTGCCAAATTACCTTTGAGTTTGTAGACCAGGAACAGTTG AAAGATCCAGTGTGCTACCTTAAGAAGGCATTTCTCCTGGTACAAGACATAATGGAGGACACCATGCGCTTCAGAGATAACACCCCCAATGCCATCGCCATTGTGCAGCTGCAGGAACTCTCTTTGAGACTGAAGAGCTGCTTCACCAAGGATTATGAAGAGCATGACAAG GCCTGCGTCCGAACTTTCTATGAGACACCTCTCCAGTTGCTGGAGAAGGTCAAGAATGTCTTTAATGAAACAAAGAATCTCCTTGACAAGGACTGGAATATTTTCAGCAAGAACTGCAACAACAGCTTTGCTGAATGCTCCAGCCAAG GCCATGAGAGGCAGTCCGAGGGATCCTCCAGCCCGCAGCTCCAGGAGTCTGTCTTCCACCTGCTGGTGCCCAGTGTCATCCTGGTCTTGCTGGCCGTCGGAGGCCTCTTGTTCTACAGGTGGAGGCGGCGG AGCCATCAAGAGCCTCAGAGAGTGGATTCTCCCTTGGAGCAGCCAGAGGGCAG CCCCCTGACTCAGGATGACAGACAGGTGGAACTGCCAGTGTAG
- the CSF1 gene encoding macrophage colony-stimulating factor 1 isoform X4, giving the protein MTAPGAAGRCPPTGMGITGESETWGEMTPSLSQTWLGSLLLLVCLLASRSITEEVSEYCSHMIGSGHLQSLQQLIDSQMETSCQITFEFVDQEQLKDPVCYLKKAFLLVQDIMEDTMRFRDNTPNAIAIVQLQELSLRLKSCFTKDYEEHDKACVRTFYETPLQLLEKVKNVFNETKNLLDKDWNIFSKNCNNSFAECSSQDVVTKPDCNCLYPKAIPSSDPASVSPHQPLAPSMAPVAGLTWEDSEGTEGSSLLPGEQPLHTVDPGSAKQRPPRSTCQSFEPPETPVVKDSTIGGSPQPRPSGAFNPGMEDILDSAMGTNWVPEEASGEASEIPVPQGTELSPSRPGGGSMQTEPARPSNFLSASSPLPASAKGQQPADVTGTALPRVGPVRPTGQDWNHTPQKTDHPSALLRDPPEPGSPRISSPRPQGLSNPSTLSAQPQLSRSHSSGSVLPLGELEGRRSTRDRRSPAEPEGGPASEGAARPLPRFNSVPLTDTGHERQSEGSSSPQLQESVFHLLVPSVILVLLAVGGLLFYRWRRRSHQEPQRVDSPLEQPEGSPLTQDDRQVELPV; this is encoded by the exons ATGACCGCGCCGGGCGCCGCCGGGCGCTGCCCTCCCACG GGCATGGGGATAACTGGGGAGAGTGAGACCTGGGGAGAAATGACACCCTCTCTGTCACAGACATGGCTGGGCTCCCTGCTGTTGTTGGTCTGTCTCCTGGCGAGCAGGAGTATCACCGAGGAGGTGTCGGAGTACTGTAGCCACATGATTGGGAGTGGACACCTGCAGTCACTGCAGCAGCTG ATTGACAGTCAGATGGAGACCTCGTGCCAAATTACCTTTGAGTTTGTAGACCAGGAACAGTTG AAAGATCCAGTGTGCTACCTTAAGAAGGCATTTCTCCTGGTACAAGACATAATGGAGGACACCATGCGCTTCAGAGATAACACCCCCAATGCCATCGCCATTGTGCAGCTGCAGGAACTCTCTTTGAGACTGAAGAGCTGCTTCACCAAGGATTATGAAGAGCATGACAAG GCCTGCGTCCGAACTTTCTATGAGACACCTCTCCAGTTGCTGGAGAAGGTCAAGAATGTCTTTAATGAAACAAAGAATCTCCTTGACAAGGACTGGAATATTTTCAGCAAGAACTGCAACAACAGCTTTGCTGAATGCTCCAGCCAAG ATGTGGTGACCAAGCCTGATTGCAACTGCCTGTACCCCAAAGCCATCCCTAGCAGTGACCCGGCCTCTGTCTCCCCTCATCAGCCCCTCGCCCCCTCCATGGCCCCTGTGGCTGGCTTGACCTGGGAGGACTCTGAGGGAACTGAGGGCAGCTCCCTCTTGCCTGGTGAGCAGCCCCTGCACACAGTGGATCCAGGCAGTGCCAAGCAGCGGCCACCCAGGAGCACCTGCCAGAGCTTTGAGCCGCCAGAGACCCCAGTTGTCAAGGACAGCACCATCggtggctcaccacagcctcgccCCTCTGGGGCCTTCAACCCCGGGATGGAGGATATTCTTGACTCTGCAATGGGCACTAATTGGGTCCCAGAAGAAGCCTCTGGAGAGGCCAGTGAGATTCCTGTACCCCAAGGGACAGAGCTTTCCCCCTCCAGGCCAGGAGGGGGCAGCATGCAGACAGAGCCCGCCAGACCCAGCAACTTCCTCTCAGCATCTTCTCCACTCCCTGCATCAGCAAAGGGCCAACAGCCGGCAGATGTAACTGGTACCGCCTTGCCCAGGGTGGGCCCCGTGAGGCCCACTGGCCAGGACTGGAATCACACCCCCCAGAAGACAGACCATCCATCTGCCCTGCTCAGAGACCCCCCGGAGCCAGGCTCTCCCAGGATCTCATCACCGCGCCCCCAGGGCCTCAGCAACCCCTCCACCCTCTCTGCTCAGCCACAGCTTTCCAGAAGCCACTCCTCGGGCAGCGTGCTGCCCCTTGGGGagctggagggcaggaggagcaCCAGGGATCGGAGGAGCCCCGCAGAGCCAGAAGGAGGACCAGCAAGTGAAGGGGCAGCCAGGCCCCTGCCCCGTTTTAACTCCGTTCCTTTGACTGACACAGGCCATGAGAGGCAGTCCGAGGGATCCTCCAGCCCGCAGCTCCAGGAGTCTGTCTTCCACCTGCTGGTGCCCAGTGTCATCCTGGTCTTGCTGGCCGTCGGAGGCCTCTTGTTCTACAGGTGGAGGCGGCGG AGCCATCAAGAGCCTCAGAGAGTGGATTCTCCCTTGGAGCAGCCAGAGGGCAG CCCCCTGACTCAGGATGACAGACAGGTGGAACTGCCAGTGTAG